ACCTGATTCGCCTATCCTACATTCCGTACAGGTGCGTTATGTGTCACTGGGCTCGCCAATCATTTCATTCATTAGCATAAACATCACAGGGACATGTGAATACGTCATTTACTTAGTCAGTTTTTAGTATCGATAGAATTAATaccctaatatatagactacaacCTATTTCCATGTAGGTCCCTGTGGATCAGAGTACAGTTTTGTATACAATAAATACtgttattacataatttttaaaCCAATCTACATACAGTTAAACCTCTCTATTAAGACCACTTGAGGTTCTGAgtgaaagtggtcttaatagcggGGTGGTCTTAATACCGAGGTGCGTCGGATTAACTTCTTATCAGTAAGAACCGTAACTCTGCATATTATGATCAAAAAtagtatttatacatgtactgtacatgcaTATACTGTATGTCTCATACATACAGCTACATAATAgatttgtacatttttatttagttggatAAGTATAAAAGAATACAAagaagatattttgttttaaattaaataatttaataagtAAATTCTAATAAATTCTTATTCACACAAGTATTTCCGTCTTTCTCTTCAATATCGACTGCACTTAATTGTGTTTTACCGATGCCAATCTGTTCGGGGAGGCTTTTgacctcgtgcaatataacatttgttgattatcACCACCttgggttaaatattatgaactagagcacagtaacccatgaaatatttgtataatattgaaCGGTTCgtgatgttatattgcacggcttttgGAACACCTCGTCGTTGTTTTCTAGCTTTGTAGAAAACCtccgaggaatcgcgcgtaacagtatattacgttattatgacgtcacaaaggtttaTGCTCAATTTTGCGCTAGCTATCTCGGATCAAGCACGCCATAGACGTTGCTCTTTGTGCTTGACATTTGGTTTTTATCAAGTAAAGGACGAACACGACGAATATATTGGATTAAAAGATTGCATactgggcccggcaccataaaacatTCTCAGATTGATATTTTACTCTTGaaagtctatgtaaaatcattaacttgagtaaaaaatctgacTGAGAATATTTTTATGATGCCGGGCCCGTGtctaataatttaaaaaaaaatgcaatacgATAAGAAAAGTGGCGTTACGCCATGAAGTACGTGGACTAGACGCCAATCTTCAATATGATTAAAGGTTTCCATTCCGGTACGTTGgttaaaattttgatatgtgATTTTGGAATTCATGAAAAATCAACTAAATAACATGTGATTAATTGATTcaaggaatatattttgattttgttgaggttatgagggtataatgataatggagcacgtgtaaattatgtaaccccggcgataccctcataacctcaataaaatccaaataaaatCCTTACATTTAGTTTTTCACGcaaattaatatgatttattctcgcgacagttgcataatttttttattgaaaacccatatttttttctctcccgtcatcgtcaactaGTTCGATGGAACAGCTGATCGGAAtagagtcattcatatgttcccgccaaaagtggggtcatgactcCATGTTGCTACGCTAACGACTAtccccgtaacaatagaataaCCACACGTGTTgcactatcattatacactgataacgatcatactagaaagcatggttattgagtccatggtCAATGCaaactgtatatattgaaaaataacatacatGGGGCTTGGTAGcaacatataggtactgtgCAGTGGCAATGTAGATATTCATATTTACATAGGATTAGGGTTTTAACAATTCTAATGCCTCCCCAAGCAAGGCATATCCATCAGAATCAACAGACAGTACGTGGAATTTTCTACTCAAACATTGACAACATGTCATCTTACAAGAAACTAGAACTATAGTTTTTTCACTTTTATCAGTTTTTATACTGATTATTTCCAATACTTTTAGATAGACTGTCACTCTCACATGTGGTATACacaattcgtgccaggtccctgtggtagtATACTCATTCTGAAACAAACATCTCTAGAGAACCAAAATTCAACATTAGAAATTATGTAAAGGGTCAGTACACAGATTAAAAGCAGCCACGCCAAGATAGATTGTCATCGCCTAAACTTTAATCCAAGATGTTGGCGAAGCTTGGAATTTCATTAGTCTTCAATTTAATATACGGAGTACAGAGTACGCATACGTTGTAAGGGGAGTCACTCCAACAAACTTCTTAACCGTGAATAGAGTCATGACGCCAAGTCAGCCATCCGAGCTATAATCGTCTTTAGATCAAATACCTCCATTGCAAGACAGAAACCAATCTGCCAGAAACTTTGCCACAACATAAATTCGATCCTCAAAATACAACTATGAAAAGGAACTACCAGAGAAGATCAAAATAATTccaaaaatattcttgtttcaCGTCAGATCCAAATCCAGAGTAAAAAATCAACCTTAggagaaatgaaaaaaaatgacgaATTATCAACCAACAGTTGATACATTAAACCATTACTCTgcaaatgtatttgtttaagATCAAGATGCTATATTACCTCATCAACAGGATAACATCACAGACGAAAGGGTACTaacaacttcgctagccaagggtaattagtccgattctctttctaCTAAGGAAGAGAATTGGACTTAATACcattggctagcgaagtttGGGTACTAAAGGCCATCCAAAAAATAGAAAACCCAAACAAACTTCCTGGTCTAGACAACCTACACCCTAATTTCATAATCGAAACAGCAGAGGACCTAAAAACCGAAACAGCAGAAGAGCTAAAATGACCCTTTTTAGAAGTCTCTTCAAAACTGCTGATAACTATCAGGGTGGCAAGAAGCCATGACATAGTCACTTCATTATTCAAAAAGGGAGCGTAACAGATCCCAGCCACTCCAGACCAATAAGTTTAACATCGGTTCCATCAAAAATCATGCAACGGATAGTAAGTGATGAAAGTATAGCTTATATGGATACCAATAACATTATCATTCCTCACCAACACGGCTTCAGAATAGAAAATTCATGTGTCACTTAGCTATATGAATCCACGGAAAATTGGACCAGAAGCCTAGATTCAGGAAAAAGTGTCGATGTCATTTATCTTGACTTTTACCAAAGCTTTCGATAATGTTTCGCACAAGTTTTTTTCTCCTTAAATTAGAACAGTACGGAATAAATAATAAACTGCTGTGATGGATTAAAGCTTTTCTCGACAAGATGATCCTGTAAATGGATCAACATCAGAAATGGAATATCACAGGGGAGCGTGCATGGGCAAGGATGATTTATGTCAATGAGTCAAAATATTCGTTGACGATACAAAGTTATACTACAAAATCAGCTCCACGAATGATAGACAAAACCTGCAGTTAAACATAGAACaaatgttttagataaatacaTCCAAATGTAGATACATGGAAATTATCAGATCACAAGCAAACCATATTCATACTAGAAGACAAGATGGCATCGCAACACCAGTGCAAAAAGTGGAATTGttttcatatatgtatttttttaaatttcgtagTTGCGAGTCTGTATAGCGGTACTCGGTCACTTGCTTAGACAAATGAAACAATGGTATTCATGTACGattttcaataatttatcatttgaattaaaatattggCGATTATATCTAGAGAGGTAAGTGTCGATAGAATGAGGAATGTTGATATCTAGTGCAAGAATAGAATTACACAGGCGAGTTCTTTGATTATTATAGAGAGGTCAATAATCTTCAATTGGAAAACCACACAGGCAGGCAGGACTGTCGGTTACATGAGAGTTAAATAAATCAGAGTTTAAATTACTAGCGGAATTTCTTATTTGgcacaatgtaatatttgtttgccTCTCGCCAGAATATTTAAATGCTTCCGAACATATTGGAAAATAATCGGTAATACCAGATTGTAAACATTCCTTTTTTATTGCACGTATTGATGACATAGAGGGATACGGACAGGACGGAGAGTTCCATTCTGACATTAAAGACGGAAAAAAGCTATTATTGTATAATTGAGTTCTAGAGGTTGGAATATTAAACAATCTAGTATGACGAAAAGTATAGTCAGTActgataaaatattgtttatcattggggtcattttgaaaaaatgtgtattttcccgGTAAACAGAGATCTTTGGATAATTTGTTTCTTATGCCTTAAGGTACTTTCATGCCTAGGGGACATTTGCATCATGACTTGAAGTCAAAAGTCACTTAACCGGTACACAGGCCCATATATATAGCTTGAACGGACAAACTATGGGAGACTATGACGTTGATGAAATTAAAGATTCACTTATGGAGATAAAtaagtaaaattgaattattacgTAATTAAGATGTAACATTCTAATCTAAGGTGATAGATTTACATACGTGtctaagaataaaaaaaaaagattcctTTAGttacacttttttttattatacaaatgtaaaggACACTTAAACAATTATTAACGATATATCACAATGCATctacaataatataaaaaatatattccttcTAGTACAACATAAGGCAtactatcaaaataaattacGGTCCACATGGGAAGTTACAAAACAAGCTACATTTGTACCTTGAACTTAGTAATAAATAATGCCAGCTTTCAGAATACCATAACTACATTTAATTCAATATCTATATTTGCATTAGATAGAAAGAAATAGTTGCAATTTAAATTTAACATATTATTAACAAACCTACCTGATATTTTTTATTGGAAACCAAACAATCATTATATGACATGTTTTGTCGATTAAATGCCGTAATTTGCAGATAAACATAATATTGTGTTACCGAAACATGAGAGTATTAACGGCAATATGAAATGAACGTCTACAAAGCTCACCCATATGAGGATGCCACATGAATCTAGTTTTATTTCACAATTATTACCATATTATTTTATGTCTCTGCATTTTTCTGACTATAAAGTAACGTTTGATTGTTAGATATTGCTCTCAATTGTCCCTGACTCTTCTACTTCTTACGATAGAGCAGTTCATTACggaattacaggtaaaaataaatTAGAAATCGAATTTACTAGTACATTTAGGCACACATAAGGCAAATTCTCAGCATTGGATTATGTCAGTTATaagtaacatatatattgtacatgtatttaataagATATGAACAACGAGACAGTTAAAAGATACAATTTAGGAAGAATGACTGTAAATCATCATTGTTTAATCTCAATTGGGTTAAAGTCAGTATAATATACTTTACAACGAGAAAACGTTGATGGTAAAAAATGAAGTTATGATAATGGTTGTAGAACGTCATTCTGAACAGCGGTGAGAAAATGTGTAAACATCATTAACATAAATTAATGctgtttgtttttgataagGACTTTAATGgagaaatatgtaaatatgactTTTGTAATACTGTTTTTCCTGTGGTAAAATTGATTGTAGAACCTATATTTACCCCAGACTTCtgatgttatttcattttgctCTTTATGATTAAAGATAATGCGAAGTACTTACATAACTTCTATAATGATAACGAACAACACCAGTAAACGATTCTGTGGATTCGCCACCTGCTAAGTTATATTACCCTATAACAACAAAAACCGACTTTGACGATATCACACGTTTTCATCATAAGCACTATATAATGGATTTTTAAATTCATCCCATCAAGTCATTTCCTGGAATGTTTCATTATACCCCGTGATTCTCTCGTACGGAATCGCATGTGATAGTAACGCACTCTTTGAATGCATGTTCATCCCACGAGTCGATTCGACCTGGTCCTGATTTGAGACATCATTGACCGTTTTGCTATACGTGGCGGAGGGGCCAGTGGATCGAACATCCATGCCTCGACTGTTTTGAATGCTGTCTGCAGCTGAAGAATCCTGAAGACCCTTACTGTGACGCACTGACTGACCCTTAATATGTGTATTGATTGTCCGAGAATCTCTAATACTGCCTCCTTCCATCGTGTTTTTACCAGTTCGACTTGACGTATGTGTTTCGGATGCGGTTTCTTTGCTGTAGCTTTTCACATTGTGTATTACGCCAGTTGAACTAATACTAACCATACTCCTCGAACTATTGATCGAGTTACTGGCCTTGGTATCATTGACAGCTCTAGAAAATCGACAAGCCTGACTTGAACCAGCATCGTCTAACCCGGCGCTGTGCCGCGCACTGCCACTCTTCCCTTGATGGTCCATTCCACGACTACTCCGGAATGCATTTCCCGACTTGGAGTCACTTACGGCATTCCCAAAGGAAAAAGAATCTGACTTGGAAACGTAACAATATCCTCCTCCATGTGAAAAGCTACTCCCTTTACTGCTTTCAGACTTAGAAGAGTCATTTCTCATTACCTTACTATTTTGGTTCTCGCTGTACcctttagaattccggaatgaGTCTCCGATGGATTGGTCGTTTAAACCTTTATTATGATAAGACACGTCGCTGTTTCCTTGGTCACGCATAGGTTTGGCATGAGCATAACTATCACCCTTAAAAATATTACTCAAGGATGTCTTAAAGGCGCTTGTCATTAAGGCTTTCGAGCTTTTATTGAACGCCCTAGTGCTCGTCATCGTTTCACTTTTGCTTTCGTCCGCGACGTAATTTTCCAGTCTATGAGTATCCGACTTGGATACGTCCGTCCCATCCCTTTGTCCCCTATTGGTTTGTACAGTCGTTTTGTTGTTGAATGCTCGTTCACTCCTCAAATTATCTGTTACTCCAACGACACGGGACGGATCTCGGTCACTCCCCGACCCCGACGATCGAGATGACGAGTGTGCGTTCGATGACGCCATGGTCCCTATTGGACCATTATTGTGTGGTTGTTGTTCTGAAGACGACACAGACCCAGCGGTACCCATGAGTGTTGACACACTAGCATGTCTGGCCTTGCTTACCGGTATAATGTACGTGTATACTTGTCCGCACCATATTTAATCCATTGCTGCCTGGACATGGGAACTACGAACATACTCGACTAGACAGAGTTCTGTAGTTCCCACACAATTCTTAATCGTCCGGAAGCTAGTTCGTAGTGCGTGTGGACTACTCTCTGTGTGTAATGTTTAAATATAGAATCTATGATTTACCACAATGTGATGGTCCCTTGTGTACGTGAATACCATTTCACATTCGAGTAACCACACCATACACACCAGATATCGGTATATTGTCCACTACGTGTTGTTCTAGTAAACCACATTTTTACGGCCTCCTGATGCGTGTAGATGTATATTAGTATGCTACAAATGTATGCACAAGCACGCGCGCGCGTAACAGAAGATACAGTGTCTGGTTTTTCCCCAACTCGCTAGTACATTATGAACGCTGACGACTTAGAAAACAGCCACACCTGACCTACACAGCTTATTGATTATACATATGGAGTCGATTGTTATACTTTTCACATCTACCGACAATATCACGTTATCGATTTATGAGCCATATTAccaattatatatacagacagCCCTTAGGCCCATTAATTCCGTTGGTCGACCGTAAAAGTGGAGTTAACAATATTCGTACGATGTGTTGAGTTTTATATGCAGGGGCGTAGCTATAGGCTTTTACATGTGCAAGCCCAGACGAGGGGTCTGGGCCGCCTAGGCCCACAGCGGGTCCAGGGCAGCGCCCTGGTTGGGGGTTCAGGGATGACGAAAAATCATGTTTGATAATGCTTGGTATTGCTAAACtagatttattaaaatcaaaagaaTAGGTCTGTTTTCTACCTGTACCTGATTATTATGCGTTAATGTTTAGTGCTAAGTGTACGAAAATTCTCATGATAAATCCTACATGTATCTTGAGTGATAGGATGGTTTGACGGAACTTTTTTACGTTACGGACTTTTTTTCATGTGTAAGAATCGAATTATACAAGtcatatatgtgaaaaaagtgaatgaatataaaaacagcgCCTCATATTATAAGGCATAAAAGTAGCACTGATAGAAAAATACAGTAAACAGTCTATACGAAATTTGGTCTTCTTAAAGTCTATCTTGACGGAAAATTTTATTTCTCTATATCGTTCCAACCAGAGTATGTGTCAGTAGATTGTACATTTACTCTGGGTTGGGATTTAGAACAAAAATCTCATATCTAATTAAGGTGGCCTTTTCCTATTTAGATGACTGAATAGaatatagtccgctaaacctgcctatattatattttttgtttcaatttttcttttattattttgccaaatatatagactttatattaggaaaaaaaatgaataaaaagcctaataatataggcaggttttagcggactatctaagtagaatctactctgtgtcactataatttGCGAGGACCTGTGTCACTTTTCGATGTTTCGGTTTAAGCTTGAAAAAGCCATCTTATCGTTAATTGCGTCTTCTTCATATTAtcacaccaaacaacacaagCACTAAACACTAAGAACCCGTAGGTTGATCGAACTTCAGGTTTCCATTTTCGGACTTTTAAACTGCACGGGTATATTTCAGTATcattaattttagataaatcatctaCGTTAaggttatttttttactttgattttacATAACATCCAAGAATTTGACGGATCGACATAgatgttttaactttacaagaCCACGA
This genomic window from Argopecten irradians isolate NY chromosome 4, Ai_NY, whole genome shotgun sequence contains:
- the LOC138322183 gene encoding dentin sialophosphoprotein-like; translated protein: MGTAGSVSSSEQQPHNNGPIGTMASSNAHSSSRSSGSGSDRDPSRVVGVTDNLRSERAFNNKTTVQTNRGQRDGTDVSKSDTHRLENYVADESKSETMTSTRAFNKSSKALMTSAFKTSLSNIFKGDSYAHAKPMRDQGNSDVSYHNKGLNDQSIGDSFRNSKGYSENQNSKVMRNDSSKSESSKGSSFSHGGGYCYVSKSDSFSFGNAVSDSKSGNAFRSSRGMDHQGKSGSARHSAGLDDAGSSQACRFSRAVNDTKASNSINSSRSMVSISSTGVIHNVKSYSKETASETHTSSRTGKNTMEGGSIRDSRTINTHIKGQSVRHSKGLQDSSAADSIQNSRGMDVRSTGPSATYSKTVNDVSNQDQVESTRGMNMHSKSALLSHAIPYERITGYNETFQEMT